Genomic window (Buchnera aphidicola (Kaburagia rhusicola ensigallis)):
GGTTGTCAAATGAACGAATATGATTCCTCAATGATAACTCAACTATTGAAAAAAAAGCATTACTTCCAAGAAACTCACCTTCCTGAGTTAGCTGACATCTTAATTCTTAATACTTGCTCTATCCGCGAAAAAGCGCAAGAAAAAGTTTTTCATCAATTAGGAAGATGGAAAAAATTAAAAAATAAAAATCCTAATATAATTATTGCAGTAGGTGGTTGTGTAGCAACACAAGAAGGAAAAGAAATCTATAAACGCGCAAACTACGTTGATATAATATTTGGTACGCAAACGTTACATAGATTGCCAAATATGATAAAAAAAGTAAAAGAACGAAATAAACACGTTATTGACATTGAATTTCCCTTAATCGAAAAATTTGATACTATTGAATATCCTGATTATCCGGGAGTGACAGCATATGTAACGATAATAGAAGGATGCAACAAATTCTGCTCATTTTGCATTGTGCCTTATACTAGAGGCTATGAAATTAGCCGTCCAGTCGACGAAATATTATTAGAAATTTCTATATTAGCTGAAAGAGGAGTTCGAGAAATTAACTTGTTAGGACAAAATGTTAATGCATACAAGGGAAAAACTTTTGATGGGAAAATTTGTAAATTTTCAGAACTATTAAGATTAGTAGCATTAATAAAAGGTATTGATAGAATTAGATTCACAACAAGCAATCCTATTGAATTTACTGATGACATCATAGATGTTTATTCTGATACAAAAAAAGTAGTAAGTTTTTTACATTTACCTGTACAAAGTGGATCTGATAGAATTTTGCAATTAATGAAAAGAGCTCACAATATTAAAGAATATAAAAATATTATACAAAAAATAATTTCGCATCGTCCTAATATGCAAATTAGTTCAGACTTTATTGTTGGATTTCCAGGAGAAACACAAGAAGATTTCGAACAAACATTACGTTTAATTAAAGAAATGAATTTTGATATGAGTTTTAGCTTTATTTATTCTTCTCGTCCAGGTACACCAGCATCAGAGTTATTGGATCATACTTCATTAGACGAAAAAAAAACAAGATTGTATGAACTTCAAAAGCTAATTAATAAAAATACAAAGTCATGGAATGAAAAAATGTTAGGAAGTATACAATCAATACTAGTCGAAGGACCATCTCATAGAAATCCTATGGAACTATCAGGAAGAACAGAAAACAATCGTATAGTCAACTTTGAAGGACACTCAAATATGATAGGAAAATTTATTAATTTAAAAATTATAGGAATAAATCCTCATTCTCTCAAGGGAAGTTATTCCAAAACATTTAATAATAAAAATCAAAAAATAACTTAAAATATATAAATTTTTTATTTATAAAAATCTGATAAAATATAAAATAATGTTATATTATATTCTAAAATATTTATTCATTATAAATAATATCCTTGCAATTATCATGACAGAAATTATTATTGATTTACAAACAGCTTGTTCTAAGAAATCATATTTTCCAAAAAAATCAAAATACTTAGAATGGATACAAGCTAGTCTAAATAAAAAAAAAATTAATGTAGAAATAACAATAAGAGTTGTGAGAACATGTGAAATGCAATTTTTAAATTATAAATATAGAAATAAAAATAAAACTACCAACATATTATCGTTTCCATCTACTACGTATAAAACAATGCAATCTTATTTTATTGGTGACTTAATCATTTGCAGTGACGTTATTAAAAAAGAAGCTAATACTTATAATAAAAATATAGAATCACATTGGGCACATATGATAGTACATGGTACATTACATTTATTAGGGTACGACCACAAAAATTACTATAATTTAAAAAAAATGCAAAGTTTAGAAACCAAAATTATGTTGTCTTTAGGATATAAAAATCCTTACTTAGAATAAAATAATACTACAAACACTTTCTTAAAACTTTTTTAAAAAAATTCAACTAAAATTAACATATAAAAAAATCTTTATTAACATGTTATGAATGATGATGATTCTCGATATAATAATAGACATAATAAAAAAAATTTCTTTTCTATTTTATTAAATCAAATATTTCATGAAGAACCAAAAAATAAAAAAGAACTATTAGCATTAATACGATATTCAAAAAAAAACAAGTTAATAGACCAAGAAACTTGTAATATGTTAGAAGGAGTTATTGACATAACACAACAAAAAGTTCGAGAAATAATGATACCTCGGACGCAAATGATCACTCTAAAATTAACTTATTCACTAAAAAAATGTCTAGATATAATTATAGAATCCGCTCACTCACGATTTCCTGTGATGAACTATGACGAAAACTACATCGAAGGATTTTTAATAGCTAAGGACTTTTTACCTTTTATAAAAAATGAACAAAATAACTTTTGTATAAAAAAAATATTAAGACCAGCTGTTGTAGTTCCTGAAAGTAAACACGTAAACTGTATGTTGAAAGAATTTCAATTAAAAAAAAGTCATATGGCAATGGTAGTAGATGAATTTGGAGCAGTTTCTGGATTAGTAACAATAGAAGACATATTGGAATTAATCGTAGGTAATATTGATGATGAATACGATGAAAATA
Coding sequences:
- the ybeY gene encoding rRNA maturation RNase YbeY encodes the protein MTEIIIDLQTACSKKSYFPKKSKYLEWIQASLNKKKINVEITIRVVRTCEMQFLNYKYRNKNKTTNILSFPSTTYKTMQSYFIGDLIICSDVIKKEANTYNKNIESHWAHMIVHGTLHLLGYDHKNYYNLKKMQSLETKIMLSLGYKNPYLE
- the corC gene encoding CNNM family magnesium/cobalt transport protein CorC (CorC(YbeX) belongs to the Cyclin M Mg2+ Exporter (CNNM) family, and was characterized as belonging to a set of three proteins, at least one of which must be present for CorA to function.), whose protein sequence is MNDDDSRYNNRHNKKNFFSILLNQIFHEEPKNKKELLALIRYSKKNKLIDQETCNMLEGVIDITQQKVREIMIPRTQMITLKLTYSLKKCLDIIIESAHSRFPVMNYDENYIEGFLIAKDFLPFIKNEQNNFCIKKILRPAVVVPESKHVNCMLKEFQLKKSHMAMVVDEFGAVSGLVTIEDILELIVGNIDDEYDENKSNIQQLNKYEFIVKSFTSIKEFNDTFKTNFNNEEVDTIGGLIIKRLGHLPIQGELINISKYVFKVNMANNRKIIKLQVTIPKDTNYLELSKKNKKIHTIR
- the miaB gene encoding tRNA (N6-isopentenyl adenosine(37)-C2)-methylthiotransferase MiaB; amino-acid sequence: MIKKENIYIKTWGCQMNEYDSSMITQLLKKKHYFQETHLPELADILILNTCSIREKAQEKVFHQLGRWKKLKNKNPNIIIAVGGCVATQEGKEIYKRANYVDIIFGTQTLHRLPNMIKKVKERNKHVIDIEFPLIEKFDTIEYPDYPGVTAYVTIIEGCNKFCSFCIVPYTRGYEISRPVDEILLEISILAERGVREINLLGQNVNAYKGKTFDGKICKFSELLRLVALIKGIDRIRFTTSNPIEFTDDIIDVYSDTKKVVSFLHLPVQSGSDRILQLMKRAHNIKEYKNIIQKIISHRPNMQISSDFIVGFPGETQEDFEQTLRLIKEMNFDMSFSFIYSSRPGTPASELLDHTSLDEKKTRLYELQKLINKNTKSWNEKMLGSIQSILVEGPSHRNPMELSGRTENNRIVNFEGHSNMIGKFINLKIIGINPHSLKGSYSKTFNNKNQKIT